The following are encoded in a window of Perca fluviatilis chromosome 21, GENO_Pfluv_1.0, whole genome shotgun sequence genomic DNA:
- the gdf10b gene encoding growth/differentiation factor 10b: MDSFPTTSTMASRFLHTLHVILILESSWGKMLSEGLGEAVRQGAGVSPAVEQRVFAHESAKRDMVSINMFKVYEKYSKEPQSQRDGNTVRSFKAVPRVLHGKDVFQFNLSSMQESELILHASFHFLYKRPRHHQQPWRFRRPRHPSSEPQHPSPQLLFYGASSKSAFATPLGNLTLAPYKKGSWQSRDVTAVVKNVRDAKELVVTVEFDMGSGATRGQQRSPHGQERLSPANLPFILLYADDRAIDEPNSVAMSLQRYGPFPVAEDASRSAPASASRIRRELHLQIQTNDIPEVQYNTLKNHELWQNTYFPAKAAAVKPGRKQGQESSEGLGKPQVLSFDERTMKKARRRQWSEPRVCSRRYLRVDFADIGWSEWVLAPKSFDAYYCAGACGFPIPKVVHPSNHATIQSIVRAVGIVPGVPEPCCVPDKMSPLSVLFLDTNRNMVLKVYPGMSVDTCACR, translated from the exons ATGGACTCATTTCCTACAACATCAACCATGGCGAGCCGGTTTCTTCACACCCTCCATGTGATACTGATTCTGGAGTCGAGCTGGGGTAAAATGCTATCTGAGGGTCTCGGTGAAGCGGTGCGTCAAGGTGCCGGTGTCTCACCGGCTGTGGAGCAGCGCGTCTTTGCGCACGAAAGCGCAAAGCGGGACATGGTCTCCATCAACATGTTCAAAGTGTACGAGAAGTACAGCAAAGAGCCGCAGAGCCAGAGGGACGGAAACACCGTGAGAAGTTTTAAAGCTGTCCCGA GAGTCTTGCACGGCAAAGACGTGTTCCAGTTCAACCTGTCCTCCATGCAAGAATCAGAGCTCATCCTCCACGCCTCTTTCCATTTCCTCTACAAGCGGCCGCGCCACCACCAGCAACCTTGGCGTTTCCGAAGGCCCCGCCATCCGTCCAGCGAACCCCAGCATCCCTCGCCTCAGCTGCTCTTCTACGGAGCGTCCTCAAAGTCAGCTTTTGCAACACCGCTGGGAAACCTAACTCTGGCTCCTTACAAGAAAGGCTCTTGGCAATCGAGGGATGTGACGGCAGTGGTGAAGAACGTCCGGGATGCCAAAGAGCTCGTGGTCACGGTGGAGTTTGACATGGGGTCCGGGGCAACTCGGGGGCAGCAGAGAAGCCCTCATGGCCAAGAGCGCCTCTCTCCAGCCAACCTGCCGTTTATCTTGCTATATGCTGATGATCGAGCTATAGACGAGCCGAACAGCGTGGCCATGTCGCTCCAGCGGTACGGGCCGTTCCCTGTAGCCGAGGACGCGTCCCGCTCAGCTCCAGCCTCAGCCTCGAGGATCCGGAGGGAGCTTCATCTCCAGATCCAAACCAACGACATTCCAGAGGTCCAGTACAACACCCTGAAGAATCACGAACTGTGGCAGAACACGTATTTCCCAGCCAAAGCCGCGGCAGTGAAACCAGGACGGAAGCAGGGCCAGGAGAGCAGCGAGGGCCTGGGCAAGCCCCAGGTGCTGAGCTTCGATGAGAGGACGATGAAAAAGGCCAGGAGGAGACAGTGGAGCGAGCCCAGGGTTTGCTCCAGACGCTACCTCAGGGTGGACTTCGCCGACATCGGCTGGAGCGAGTGGGTTTTGGCGCCAAAGTCATTTGATGCCTACTACTGCGCCGGGGCCTGTGGCTTCCCCATCCCTAAA GTGGTGCATCCTTCCAATCACGCCACCATCCAGAGCATCGTCAGAGCGGTGGGTATCGTCCCTGGTGTCCCCGAGCCGTGCTGTGTTCCAGACAAGATGAGTCCCCTCAGCGTTCTTTTCCTGGATACAAACAGGAATATGGTGCTAAAGGTTTACCCCGGCATGTCTGTGGATACCTGTGCCTGTCGGTAG